In Arachis hypogaea cultivar Tifrunner chromosome 7, arahy.Tifrunner.gnm2.J5K5, whole genome shotgun sequence, the genomic window aataaaaagtgTGACCTTTAAATTTAacatatttcttatttttatcaaaaattcATAACAACAATACATTTTAAGTTCGTCGCATATTAAAATTCTATTTGATGAATTGCTACATGCATAAGACAGACGTGATTAAACCGCGACACTTGTTATAATAAATTAGCCACTATACTAACTTAATTTGGTTATTTTGAGTAGTTGAGTTTATTTGAGTATAATTTTGGATAGTTAAATTTAATGCAACTTTATTCTTCATATCTTACCATAAACAAATTCATAAAAAGTCGATTTTGATAAGTAAAAAATATAGGTTAAGTCCAATAGTATATGAATGTACTCACAACGAAGGGTAACAATCATTCTTCCTTGGGTATTGGTCCTGGCCCAAATGCTTAAAAAAATAACTACCCTCTCTTAAACCCTACTCCATCTCgacaaaaaaaaactaatctAGAATCCTCACAAAGTGTATAAAGTATAAATCTCTTATTTCTCTCTTTCTCGACGGTCGcaaatttttacaattttttgtcTCAAACTGTAATATGCTGCAATGGCTAATTCATTAAACAACAAGGACAAGAGTAACTCTTATCAGGACTTTAATGTCCCAATCCAAAAGCTCTACAATCTTCCAACTTCGCCTAAGAATCTCTTTCCTGAACTGGAAATTAGGACTAACCGTTGCTGGAGCGAGAACCTAACCTTCTACACCGGCATTGCCTACCTCACAGGCACCACTGGTATTCTATATAAGGCTG contains:
- the LOC140174304 gene encoding mitochondrial import inner membrane translocase subunit TIM23-3-like, translated to MANSLNNKDKSNSYQDFNVPIQKLYNLPTSPKNLFPELEIRTNRCWSENLTFYTGIAYLTGTTGILYKAAAGPRLVVIAGVFGGIVATATVAGSRL